The nucleotide window TCGGCGAGATCGTCGAGAACAGCTACTAACAACTCCACCAGACCCGTTTTTCGTTACCGGACCTGATAGTCAGGGATCGGTTCTCCGGCCGTTTCGTACACGAGCGTGATCGAGTCGTCGATGACCTCGTGTTGATCCGCTGACGGCCAACTATTTCTGACGAAGTACTCCGTTCGAAACTCTGAGAGTTCCGGACCAGTCAGCTCTTCGATCCGTTTCGCGTAGTGGTTGCCGACGAAATCGGCGAGCGCCGTGGCGTTGTCGCCGTGGACGTCGCCGTGGGCCTCCCGTACGTGTTCGACGAGTTCCCGGTTGTGGGCGTCGACCACGTCCCAGTCATCGGGATCACCGGTTCCCTCGAGCGGGATTTCGACCGCACGTGATATGTCCTCGATACGGTCGGTTCTGATGACCCCCTCGTCGTCGTCGTGCCACGCTTCGGGGTGGAGCACGAGCACGTCATCACCGTCGTCGTCGCGAACACGGGCGGTGAACTCGTAGTCCTCGAGGAGGTCGTCCCGTCGCTGTGCGTGTGCCTGTGCTTCGTCGTCGTCGGGTGTCATCCGCTCGAGCCGGGTGAGACGTTCAGCCTCGTCGACGACGTCGACAGGAAGCTCGTGGCTACTGTCGGCTACGTCGTCGGTCGCCGCGTGAGATTCGTTCGAATCGGTCATACCGAGCCGTACGCACTCGAGGGCTTTTCGCTTGCTGGTCTTGGCTCGAGAGCGGGGGTCCCTTAGCCCTGATCCAGCGCTTCGTTCGCGAGGCGGTCCGCACGGTCGTTGACTTCGCGTGGCACGTGCTCGAGTGTCCACTCGTCGAACGCAGAAAGCAGTTCGTGGGCGGTAACACGGTGTTCGCGCAGTTCGGGGTTGTTCGTGTCGTACTCCCCGCGGACCTGTTTGACGATCAACTCGGAGTCGCCGCGGATATGAACCTCGTCGTAGCCGTAGTCGCGGGCAGTCTCGAGTGCCGAGATCAGTGCTTCGTACTCGGCTTGATTGTTCGTCGCTGTGCCGATCCGTTCGCCGCCTTCGGCGACGATGCCGTTGCCGGTGACGATCACCCAGCCGGTGGCTGCGGGACCCGGGTTGCCGCGACACGCACCGTCAAAATAGACGTGCGCGCGGCCGCCGTCTTCGCGCAACAGCGCCTCGATGTCCTGTGGGTTCCCGCCCTGGATGACGATCTTGTCGTCGTAGGCGACCGCCGTCGCGCCACCGCGGCTGGCACGCCAGCGTTCGTGGTCCGTGTTTCCCGATTCGACGGCTACATCTGCATCCTCGAGTCGTTCACGAGCGGCCTCGACGTCGCACTCGATAACCGGCATTCGTGGCTGTTGTCGGCCAGAATCGGATAAAGTCTTTCCGGTTCCAATTCGTAAACCTCGCTCGTAAAGCGCTGTATGCGCCGATTTCGGCGAATTAACGTCAACGGAGGGAAACCCGTACCAAGGATTTATATATCTTCGTGATACTACTATAAAAGTGCGATGACACGGTCCACCCGCCAGCGGGAGCGAATGCGTGAGACGGACGAGACCGAGGATCAGGAAGGGGTTCGTGCGTGCCCCGAGTGTGAATCGGACAATCTCGTAAAAGACTCCGACCGGGGTGAGCTCATCTGTGAAGATTGTGGGCTCGTCGTGGAAGAGGAGAAAATCGATCCCGGTCCTGAGTGGCGGGCGTTCAACCACCAGGAACGGCAAGAAAAGTCCCGCGTCGGCGCGCCGACGACTCAGACGATGCACGACAAGGGGCTGACGACGACGATCGACTGGAAGGACAAAGACGCCTACGGCCGCTCTATTTCCTCGAAAAAGCGCAGTCAGATGCATCGACTGCGCAAGTGGCAAGAACGCATCCGAACGAAAGACGCCGGCGAGCGCAATCTCCAGTTCGCGCTCAGCGAAATCGACCGGATGGCCTCGGCACTCGGTGTCCCACGCTCGGTACGGGAGGTCGCCTCGGTCATCTATCGACGCGCGCTCAAAGAAGACCTCATCCGCGGTCGATCGATCGAAGGCGTCGCGACATCCGCACTGTACGCCGCCTGTCGCAAGGAAGGCATCCCGCGCAGTCTCGAGGAAATCTCGGAAGTCTCCCGCGTCGAACGCAAAGAGATCGGGCGGACGTATCGGTACATCTCGCAAGAACTCGGTCTCGAGATGCGCCCCGTCGACCCGAAAAAGTACGTTCCTCGCTTCTGTTCCGAACTCGAACTCTCCGAAGAGGTCCAGACCAAAGCCAACGAAATCATCGAGAAGACGGCCGAAGAAGGACTGCTCTCGGGCAAGTCACCCACCGGCTACGCCGCCGCCGCGATCTACGCTGCCTCGTTGCTCTGTAACGAGAAAAAGACCCAGCGCGAGGTCGCCGACGTCGCCCAGGTGACCGAAGTGACGATCCGCAACCGGTATCAGGAACAGATCGAAGCGATGGGAATTCACGGCTAGGTCGTCCGCTCACCAGCTTCGCTTTTTTGCATCGCGCTACATCGAACCGAGCGACTGCAGCCGTGCGTGTGTCTACTCCTCTTTGCCGACGCTGATGACCTGCAACAGCGAGTAGATCGGCACGCCCTCGAGTTCCTCGAGGCCCTGTTTGTCCGCGAGAACGACACACGCGAGGGGCTCGCCGCCTTCGGCGCGGATGGCCTCGATCGTTTCGCGCATCGTGGTGCCGCTGGTGATCGTGTCGTCGACGATGTAGCACTCACGGTCGCGAATCCCGGCGAAATTCCGGCTGAACGTGCCGCCGAGCTCTTCGATGTCGCCCTCTTCCCACTGGTGTTTCGCGGGCGTGTACGTCCCGAGATCGGTCTCGAGTTCGCGCGCGACGAGGGTCGCGATGGGGCCGCCGGCTTTCTCGATGCCGATCGTGAGATCGACGTCCTTGCCGTGTTTGGCGAGCAAGTCGGCCATTGCCTCCGCGATCGCGCCCATTCGTTTGCTGTCTCGACCGACGGCAGACCAGTCGACGTGGATGTCCTGTGGGCCGCTCGGAGGGGTTGTACCACCGTTCTGGCCCGAGGCATCTGTTGGCTGTGCCGTCGCGCCACTGCGTTCGACGAGCCAGCTCGCCGTCTCCCGTGAGACGTTCAGTTCGTCCGCAATCTCGCCTTTGGAGAGCCCGCGTGCGGCGAGCTCCGCTGCGCTCTCGATCAGGTCGTCGACGTTTTTCATATATGTGTGAATTCGATCGCTGCTTTTATAGTCGTGTCGTCGTCGGCGAATCGTTCGTCCACTGTCACGCTCGAGCGGATGTTCGTCGGATTCGAACGGCCGGTCGGCGTTCTCGAGTCAGCGCCCGTATCGGCGGCAGGTAGGGACACACCCGCGAGAACCAGTCCGGGCCGCACCAGACGAAGATATTTAACGTAGTTTGTAGTTAATTCGTCACTCGTGTCGGATTAGTGTCGTCGGAGACGCCCCCGCGAGCACTGAAAACGATTATCCCTCTGCCCCTGCCTGTAGGTGACATGGAACGGTACGATCTTATCTACCAACTGTACGACGAGTACGATACGAAGACGCTACAGGAGTATCAGGCGTTCGTCGACGTTTTTCCGGCGATCGACTCCCGCGTCGCCCTCGAGCACTGGCAGGGCGTCAACGACGACCTTGAGGAGCGCAAAGACGAGATCCGCTCGGCGTTTGCGGCCGGCGAGACGTTCGCGGAGATCGCTTCGCGGGCCGACCGTGATCAGGCCTTTACCGCGCTCGATCTCGAGGCCAAGTACGGCCGCGCGGTGAACGTCCTCGTGTTGGACGTCGACGAGACGCTGCGGTCGGCTGGCGGGACCGACAACGAGATCCCGCGCGATACGCTGCACGTGCTGACGGAGTTTCACGAAGCCGGCGTGCCGATCGTCATCTGCACGGGCCAGACCTTAGAGAACGTCAAGGGCTTTGCGATCCAGGGGCTTGGAAGCGAGATCGTCCACTCAGGCGACCTCTCGATCGTCTACGAGGCCGGGACAGGCGTGTTCACGCCCGGCCACGGCGCGCAGACGAAACAGCTGCTCTACGAGGACTTAGATGAAGAGATCCGGAACGTCTTCGACGACGTGCGTTCGCGGGTGCTGCCCGAAGCCACCGAGGACCTCCGTCGCGGCTGTCACCTGCAGGGCAACGAGTTCAACATCACGATGAAGCCAAACTACGAGACCGGCTCGGCGAACGCCCGCGAGATCATCGACACGGCGCTGGTCTACCTGATCGACCTGCTCGCCGACGCCGTCGGGGACACAGTCGAGAACGGCGACGGCGAATCGTCGCTCGACGACGAGACGATCACCGACTGGACCCGGGCCTTCTACGCCGCGCAGGACCCCGAGATCAGGGCGGTCCTCGAGGGAGAAGGGGCCTATCCCGACCTCGACTCCGATTCGGTCCCTGACGTCCTCACGGATGTCTTAGCGCGTATCGACGTCGCCTACTACGAGGCCGACGCGGCCGAGATCGGCAGCCTCGAGTTGAACAAGGTCGTCGGCGTCGAGCGAGCGCTCGACGTGTTAGGCGTCGACGATCCGTTCTCGCTCGTGATGGGCGACTCCAAAAGCGACTTGCGCGTGATGAAGTGGGTCGACGAGAACGACGCGGGGATCGCGGCCGCGCCCGAACACGCCTCGCAGGACACCTTAGAGCACGTCCTCGAGACGGACGAACTCGTCTTCGACCGCGGGAAAAGCGTGGATATCCTCCGAACAGTGTACGCACTGAACCGACTGGCGCGACTGGATTGAGACGGATACTGCGTTCGACGCCACCGGTGGCGTGGTGTCCCATCCGTCGCGATTCGATCGAACAGTTCGCCAGCCCGTGGGGTCGGCGATTACTGAAGCAGGGACCGCGTCCGAACGCTTTCGGTCAGCACCAGCGTCCGGCCCTCGTCGCTGACCGAGTAGTCACTGATCGTTCCCCATCGGTCGCCGACGTTGCGGTTCGAATCGACGTGCTCGCGAAGTGCGTCCGGATCCGCATCGTCCTCGTTTTCGTAGAGGAACGCCTCCTGAAGATCGGTCGTCTCGCCGTCGAATTCGTAGGCAGTCGCCGTTCCCGTGAGACCAGTCTCCCAGTCGTCGAGTGAGTCTTCGATTCGCGCTTCGAGGTCCTCGCGTCGTGCATCCGAGATCGATCCGAGATCACCGTACTGCTCCTCGAGTCGAGCGTCGACGGTTCGGGAAGTGTGGATCTCTCCCTCTGCGAAGTGGCCGGTATCGAATTGCGCCAAAAGCGCCTCGCCATCGTCCGTCTCGGTCCAGGTTCCATCACCGCTCGACTGGACGTCGATAACCGCCTCGACGACCGCGACGGGATCGAGGTAGCTGTCGGCGCTGGCCTCGATGACGTACTCGTCACTGACAGCGAACGCCTGCTCGTCGATTTTGTACAGGTCGAAGCCTTCGTGCTCGCCCTCGCTCGAGAGGTCCGTGGCGTCCGAATACCGGTCGTCGGCCCAGTTCTCGAGGTTCGTTTCGACGCTGTCGGGTTCGAACGAGCCGGACAGCGTTCCGACGTCGACCGACGCCAGTCCTGTCTCGTCGATCGTCTGGCTGCTGTACGTCGTTTCGGAGGTGTAGGAGTACTCGTACTCCCAGTCGACGCGCTGGGTGAGCTGCCAGTCGAGGTCGGTTTCGGGGACGCCGACCTTGCTCCGCAGTTCCGACCCCTGCTCGAGCGGCCAGTAGACGACTAACTGCTCTTCGTTGTCGAAGACTGCTTGCGGAACGACGGCGTCGAACGACTGCCCCGTCCGGTCGTGGTCCTCGAGCGTGGCGTTCGGGTACTCGTCGGTCAGATCAGCTTCCTGAAACAACTGTTCGAACGACAAGTCGGCGAGCCAGTTGTCCGTAGCCACTCCGCTTTCGCCGCCGCCGACGATCGGTAAACTGCTCGTACAGCCGGCGAGCCCCGCTGATCCGACCGCGAGAATCCCTGCACTGCCGTTCCGAACGAAGGTTCGTCTGGAAATATTGTCAACCATCGAACCAGTCGAAAAAGTGTTGGAAAATAATATATTTGGTTTTCGTGTATGTTTTCGAGACCGATGTGTAGGGCGGCTACGCTGTCGACAGCACCGTCTCGAGCACCGGCGACGCGTCTCCGGAACCGAAGTCACTATTCGTCCATCACTCGTATCAACACGTGTGAGCGACTACGACGCCGTCGTCTACGATCTCGATGGAACGCTCGTCGATCTCGACGTCGACTGGGATGCCGTCGCCGAGGACGTCCGCGCGGTGTACGAAAGTGCGGGCATCGAACTGCCGAGCACGGAGCTGTGGGACTTACTCGAGGCCGCAGACGACGTGGGAGTAGCTGCAGCGGTCGAGGCAGCGATCGCCGCCCACGAACGCGAGGGCGCGACGACCGCGCCGCGGCTGGCACACGCGGACGAACTGCTCGAGCGATCGGTACCGGTCGGCGTCTGCTCGCTGAACTGCGAGGCGGCCTGTCGGATCGCCCTCGAGGAACACGGCCTTGACGACGCGGTCGACGTCGTCGTCGGCCGGGATACGGTGGCGACACAGAAACCGCATCCAGACCCGTTGCTCGAGGCAGTCCGCGAACTCGAGGTC belongs to Natronorubrum aibiense and includes:
- the rnhA gene encoding ribonuclease HI, which gives rise to MPVIECDVEAARERLEDADVAVESGNTDHERWRASRGGATAVAYDDKIVIQGGNPQDIEALLREDGGRAHVYFDGACRGNPGPAATGWVIVTGNGIVAEGGERIGTATNNQAEYEALISALETARDYGYDEVHIRGDSELIVKQVRGEYDTNNPELREHRVTAHELLSAFDEWTLEHVPREVNDRADRLANEALDQG
- a CDS encoding HAD family hydrolase encodes the protein MERYDLIYQLYDEYDTKTLQEYQAFVDVFPAIDSRVALEHWQGVNDDLEERKDEIRSAFAAGETFAEIASRADRDQAFTALDLEAKYGRAVNVLVLDVDETLRSAGGTDNEIPRDTLHVLTEFHEAGVPIVICTGQTLENVKGFAIQGLGSEIVHSGDLSIVYEAGTGVFTPGHGAQTKQLLYEDLDEEIRNVFDDVRSRVLPEATEDLRRGCHLQGNEFNITMKPNYETGSANAREIIDTALVYLIDLLADAVGDTVENGDGESSLDDETITDWTRAFYAAQDPEIRAVLEGEGAYPDLDSDSVPDVLTDVLARIDVAYYEADAAEIGSLELNKVVGVERALDVLGVDDPFSLVMGDSKSDLRVMKWVDENDAGIAAAPEHASQDTLEHVLETDELVFDRGKSVDILRTVYALNRLARLD
- a CDS encoding DUF7108 family protein, which produces MTDSNESHAATDDVADSSHELPVDVVDEAERLTRLERMTPDDDEAQAHAQRRDDLLEDYEFTARVRDDDGDDVLVLHPEAWHDDDEGVIRTDRIEDISRAVEIPLEGTGDPDDWDVVDAHNRELVEHVREAHGDVHGDNATALADFVGNHYAKRIEELTGPELSEFRTEYFVRNSWPSADQHEVIDDSITLVYETAGEPIPDYQVR
- a CDS encoding transcription initiation factor IIB, which produces MTRSTRQRERMRETDETEDQEGVRACPECESDNLVKDSDRGELICEDCGLVVEEEKIDPGPEWRAFNHQERQEKSRVGAPTTQTMHDKGLTTTIDWKDKDAYGRSISSKKRSQMHRLRKWQERIRTKDAGERNLQFALSEIDRMASALGVPRSVREVASVIYRRALKEDLIRGRSIEGVATSALYAACRKEGIPRSLEEISEVSRVERKEIGRTYRYISQELGLEMRPVDPKKYVPRFCSELELSEEVQTKANEIIEKTAEEGLLSGKSPTGYAAAAIYAASLLCNEKKTQREVADVAQVTEVTIRNRYQEQIEAMGIHG
- a CDS encoding HAD family hydrolase, with amino-acid sequence MSDYDAVVYDLDGTLVDLDVDWDAVAEDVRAVYESAGIELPSTELWDLLEAADDVGVAAAVEAAIAAHEREGATTAPRLAHADELLERSVPVGVCSLNCEAACRIALEEHGLDDAVDVVVGRDTVATQKPHPDPLLEAVRELEVDPGAALFIGDSARDELTAERAGLAFEYVSYGPSGV
- the gfcR gene encoding transcriptional regulator GfcR, with amino-acid sequence MKNVDDLIESAAELAARGLSKGEIADELNVSRETASWLVERSGATAQPTDASGQNGGTTPPSGPQDIHVDWSAVGRDSKRMGAIAEAMADLLAKHGKDVDLTIGIEKAGGPIATLVARELETDLGTYTPAKHQWEEGDIEELGGTFSRNFAGIRDRECYIVDDTITSGTTMRETIEAIRAEGGEPLACVVLADKQGLEELEGVPIYSLLQVISVGKEE